AAGGTCTACCACCGCCACTCGGGCTACCCGGGCGGGCTGCGGACCGAGACGGCGCAGCAGGTCCACGACAAACACCCCGAGCGCCTGATCGAGCGCGCCGTTCGCGGGATGCTCGCGACGAACCGCATGCGCGACGTGCAGCTCGGCCGCCTGAACGTGTACGCCGGCGCGGAGCACCCGCACGCGGCGCAAAGCCCGGAGCCGCTCGCCTGATGCAATCGACCCAACCCCAGGACTACTTCAACGGAACGGGCCGCCGCAAGCGCGGGATCGCGCGCGTGCGCCTGACCCTCGGTCAGGGCGTCATCACCGTGAACCAGAAGCCGGTCGACGAGTACTTTCCGCGGCCGTCGCTGCAGCAGATCGTGCGCCAGCCGCTCGACGTGACGCAGTCGCTCTCGCGTTTCGACGTCGACGTGAAGTGCGAAGGCGGCGGGGTCTCCGGCCAAGCCGGCGCGGTGCGCCACGGGATCGCGCGCGCGCTGGTCGAGATGGACGAGTCGCTGCGCGAACCGCTGCGCCGCAACGGGCTGCTGACCCGCGACCCGCGCGAGAAAGAGTCGAAGAAGTACGGGCGCAAAAAGGCCCGCAAGCGCTTCCAGTTCTCGAAGCGCTGACGAAGGTCGGAAGGCCCGGGTCGACGACCCGGGCCTTCTCGTTTACGAGACGGCCGAGGCGGTCGCGCTGGGGACGGGTGCCGACGTGAGCGTCATCTCGATCCCGCCCGTCCACCCGGCGACGAGGTTGTAGAGAAAGCCGCCGATGATCCCGCCGATGAAGCCGATCACGGCGTACATGATCGGGAAGATGATGATCGAGAGCCAGCCGAAATTCGCTCCGGGCGTGAGCGAGCCCATCGTGCTGCTGAAGATTCCGAAGAAGATGCCGACCAGCACGCCGATCAACGCGTACAGGACGGCGTAGACGAGCCCGAGCTGAATCGGGTTGATGTTCCGGATCCGTGTCACCATGTGAGTCGACCCTCCGGGGCGAAGCGAGCGAGGTGCTGATTGCTTTGAAGGGTCCGGCTCCCGCTCCTCCAGCTACGGGCAGCCGCCGTGCGCGGCGCACCACATCGGGATCACCGCCGGGCTGCTGATCATCGCGGCGATCGCGATCAGCGAGAAGATCACGCCGCTCGCGAGGGCGACGACGGCGGCGGTTCCGGCGCGTTCGCCGCTGCGGTCGGCGCGGCGGCGGGCTTGCAGGGCGATCGCCGTCGCGGCGGCGATCGGGTCGGGGGCGGCAGCGGCGTTCGTCATCATGCCCCTACCGTAGCCGCCGCGAGCCGCTCGCGCCGTCCGTAGTTCTACGGAATTCGAGAGGAGCGGCGTACGCATTCTGATCGACGTCATTGTCGAAGCAGCGTCCGAACATGACGGCGGACGTACCATGCGACCCGCTCGTCGCGCACGACCGTCCCGGTTGTGAGGCGTTGCGGGAGTTGGGCGTCGTCTGCGTGCGGCAGCGCGTCGTACCACGCGCGCAGCCGTCCCGCGCGGTAGAGCTTGTAAAGCTCCCGCCACACGTCGTACACGGACTCGGGGACGCGCGTATTGCGCGCGACTGCAGGTCCGCCCGTCGCAATCTTTCGCTCGAGCTGCTCGTACGAGCGATAGGGGTAGTGAAAGATGACGATCTCGTCGGTCGCAAGCGGTGGACCGAGGGACGGTGACGAGACGGAATGGTTGCCGGGGGACACCTCCGCGTCTGGGACCGCGCGGTGGACGACCTTGGGAGGCAGAGAGCGGCCCAAACCGTTCACGCTGGCGATTTCTCGGTACACCATGTCCACGAACGCGTGGCCCTGCAGCTCGTGGAGCGGCAGCATGTTCGTTCGCGGCACCACGAGGGAGCCGTATTCCGGCGGAACGCTCGCGAGCACGGATTTCAGATCGCCCTGTTCGGGCCACCACAACTCATCGGCGTCGTCGTGGAGCACCCAGTCGGCACCCATCGCCCATGCGCTGCGCGCCATCGACGTGACCCAGGCGGCCTGGTCGTAGTCATCGTCCGATTGGTCGACCAGCGTGACGTGCCCCCCGTCGACGTACGATGCGACGATCCCGCGCGTCTCGTCGATGGAGCCGTTGTCCGTCACGATGATGTGGTCGATGCCTCGCGACAGGTGGTAGTCAATGTTCGCGGCGACGATGTCCGCCAAGTCGCGGACGAGAAGCGTCATGACGAGTTTCATACCGGCCGGACCGGTTCGGCAGGCGAACGCTCAACTCCAGCATCCGGCAAGGTGCATCATCGGCGGCCGCCGTACCGCCCAAGCTTGACACCACCGGCTAGCTCGTTGCGCGCCTTCGTGGCGCGCATGATGAGCCGCATCGATGCCTCGCTCGTGCCGCTCCTTGAACCCGGCCGTCCGGTCGCGCTCGTGAACTATCCGAATCACTCCAACCCGGGTGACAATGCAATCTGGCTCGGCACGCTCGCAACGTTGCGGCGTCTTGACGTGCCGGTCGGCTACACGAGCACATGGCGGGCCTTCGACGAGGTTGCGATGCGGCGCGCGATCGGAGACGGGACGATCTTGCTGAACGGTGGCGGAAACTTCGGAGATCTCCACCAAGGTCAGCAGCAGTTGCGCGAGCACGTGCTCGCGCGCTGCACCGACCGGCCCGTGGTGCAGCTTCCGCAGAGCATCTGGTTCCGTTCCGACGACAACCGTGATGTGATGCGCCGGCTTTGCGGAGCACATCCGGCATTTTCGCTCCTGGTTCGCGAGGATCAGAGTGCGGAGCTGGCGCGCCGCTGGTTCGACGTACCAGTGATCCTTTGTCCCGACATGGCCTTCGGACTCGGCGCGATGGACCGGACCGCGCCGCCGTCCCGTTCGCTCATTGCAATCATGCGGGCGGATTCCGAATCGGTTCCCCGGGTGCTGCCGCCGGAGCTCCGGGCATCCGATTGGATCGCGGGCGACCCTGCGGCGGGGATGACGCAGTACGAGCGGCGCGTGCTGCGCGTAAACCGGGCCCTGGTCGAGCTCGCCGGCGGCGACGAACGCCGTGCGCAGCGACGCGGGCGCACGCTGTCCGCGACGTTCGAGATCCTCGCTCGCGCGTGGGTTCGCCGCGGCGTCGAGGTGGTGTCGGAGGCCGCCGCCATCATCACCGACCGCCTCCACGCGCATCTCTTCGCCATCCTGCTGGGCATCCCGCACGTCGTTCTCGACAACAGCTACGGAAAGGTTCGCTCTACCTACGAAACATGGACCGCCGAGAGCGGCCTTGCCGCCTGGGCCGACGACGCGGCTCATGCGCTGACCGCGGTCGCGGCGTTGTCTGAGGCCGCACGCACCTGAAGTTCGGGTGCGCCTATGCGACGGCGAAGATCGCGACCGGTTCGGCTTTGCCGCGAATCTTCGCGATCAGCTTCTCGCCGGCGGGTTTGCTCGGCAGGCGCTGATAGGTGCGGTCGTCGACGTACGTTCTGCCGGGCGGCGCCGCGCCTTGCAGCCGGCTGGCGAGGTTCGCGGCGTCGCCGATCACGGTGTAGTCCATCCGCCGCGGGGAGCCGATGTGGCCGGCGACCACGTCGCCGGTCGCGATCCCGATCGCGAGCTGCAGCGGCTTGCCGTCCGCTTCGATCGTCGTAGCCGCACGGTGCAGCGCCTCGGCGACGGCGAGCGCGCGCGCGGCGTCGTCCTCGCGCACTCGCGGCGGCCCGAACACGACCATCAAACCGTCGCCGTAGAACTTGTCGAGCAGCCCGTCGTGCTCGAAGACGATCTGCACGGCGGCGCTGAAGAAGCGGTTCAAGATCTCGACCACGCGCTCGGCGTCGAGCCGCTCGGCGAGCTCGGTGAAGCCGTCGATGTCGGCGAACAGCACCGTCGCGGTCGCGCGCTCCCCGCCCAGCGTCAGCCCGCCGGGCGCGCGCATCAGCTGCTCGACGACGTGCGGGGCGAGATAGCGCGCGAACGCGTCGCGAATCGCGCGCCGCTGCTCGACGTCGGCCGCATGCAGCCGCTCGAGCTTGCGGCGTTCGGTCAGGTCGGTCACCGCGATCGCCCAGCCTTGCGCGCCTTCCGTTTCGGGGAGCTCGATCGGCGCGACGCGGACTTCGAGCGCGAGCGTTCCGCGGGTCGGATGGTTCGCTTCCATCTCCGCCGGGTTCGAAGGCAGCAAGTCGTCGTTCAGCAGCGTCGTGATCCCGGGGATCAGCGCTTCGAGCGCGCGCGCCGGTTTGCCGGTCATGATCGCGCGGTCGATCCCGAACGTTTGCGCGGCCGCGTCGTTGAACGTGCTGATCGTGCCGCGCGCGTCGAGCGTGATGACGCCGTTGGTGATCGAGCCCAGCACGCGCGCCTGCAGCTGCTCGAGCCGGGTGATCTCGACCACCCGCGCGCGCAGCTCTTCGAACAAGCGCGCGTTCTCGATCGCGAGCGCAGCCTGGTTCGCGAACGCGGTCAGCAGGTCGGGATCGTGCGGTGAGAACAGCCCGGGCGCGACGCGCGAGTCGAGGTAGACGACCCCGATCGTGCGCGCCTTGATCGCGAGCGGAACGCAGATGATCGAGCGCAGCCGCAGCGCGCGCACCGAGAGGTTGACGTTGAAGCGCGGATCTTGCTGCGCGTCGGTGGTGACGATCGGCTCGCCCGTCTCGAAGACGCGCCGCACCGTCGTTTGCGAGGGGCGCATGTCGGCACCCTCGACGGTCGCGCGGTCGATCCCGTAGGTGGTGGTGAGCTGCAGCTTCCCGGCGGCGTCGGCGATCATCAGGAAGCCGCGCTCGGCGGCCATCACCTCGACCGCGGTGTCGAGGACGCTGCGCAGGACGACGTCGAGCTCCAGCGAGGAGTTGACGGTCTCGGCGACGCGGCCCAGCGTGCGCAGCTTGGCGAGCTCGCGCTCCGCGTTGGTCGCGGACGCCGCGAGGCGGCTTTGAAGCGCGGCTCGCTCCAGGGCGAGCCGTTCGTGGGCTCGCTCGGCCTCGGCCACCGCCGCGATCAGCGCCGTGTCGCCGGTCGCCGTAGCGCGCCCGCGCAACCGTGCGAGCGGGTCGGCTCCCTCGTTCTGGGCGCTCATCGCCGGTGGAGTTCCTCACTTCGCGGTAACGTTCCGCTCACACCGGATCCGGCACGATACGGCCATGACGAACGATCCGATGGCACCGACCGCGGGCGCGGCCCTCGCCGCGCGCGACCGCATCGAACAGCTCGCGCCGGCGGCGGCGCACGACGAGCGCACGACGGCGCGCCTCGCCAAAGCCGCGCTCTTCGAAGAAGCGCTCCTCGGCGCGCTGCGCGCACACTTCGCCGAGTTGCGGGGGGTGGCGAAATGAGCGAGTTCGACCTGCTCTCGACCGCCGCCGACGGGATGAGCGTGCAGCGCACGCTGCTCGACGTCGCGGCGCGCAACGTCGCGGCGGCGCAAGCCTCGACGCCGCAGCATCCCTATCCGCGGCTGGTCGCGCGCTTCGCGAGCGCCGACCCCGCCGACGCGTTTCTCGACGTTCCCGGCGAGACCGAAG
The Candidatus Eremiobacterota bacterium genome window above contains:
- the rplM gene encoding 50S ribosomal protein L13, with protein sequence MRTYQQKTAETKHDWYIVDATGQRLGTLAVRIARALSGRAKPTWTPHIDDGDHVVVINAEKVELAPRKWTQKVYHRHSGYPGGLRTETAQQVHDKHPERLIERAVRGMLATNRMRDVQLGRLNVYAGAEHPHAAQSPEPLA
- the rpsI gene encoding 30S ribosomal protein S9, translated to MQSTQPQDYFNGTGRRKRGIARVRLTLGQGVITVNQKPVDEYFPRPSLQQIVRQPLDVTQSLSRFDVDVKCEGGGVSGQAGAVRHGIARALVEMDESLREPLRRNGLLTRDPREKESKKYGRKKARKRFQFSKR
- a CDS encoding glycosyltransferase family 2 protein, which codes for MTLLVRDLADIVAANIDYHLSRGIDHIIVTDNGSIDETRGIVASYVDGGHVTLVDQSDDDYDQAAWVTSMARSAWAMGADWVLHDDADELWWPEQGDLKSVLASVPPEYGSLVVPRTNMLPLHELQGHAFVDMVYREIASVNGLGRSLPPKVVHRAVPDAEVSPGNHSVSSPSLGPPLATDEIVIFHYPYRSYEQLERKIATGGPAVARNTRVPESVYDVWRELYKLYRAGRLRAWYDALPHADDAQLPQRLTTGTVVRDERVAWYVRRHVRTLLRQ
- a CDS encoding polysaccharide pyruvyl transferase family protein encodes the protein MMSRIDASLVPLLEPGRPVALVNYPNHSNPGDNAIWLGTLATLRRLDVPVGYTSTWRAFDEVAMRRAIGDGTILLNGGGNFGDLHQGQQQLREHVLARCTDRPVVQLPQSIWFRSDDNRDVMRRLCGAHPAFSLLVREDQSAELARRWFDVPVILCPDMAFGLGAMDRTAPPSRSLIAIMRADSESVPRVLPPELRASDWIAGDPAAGMTQYERRVLRVNRALVELAGGDERRAQRRGRTLSATFEILARAWVRRGVEVVSEAAAIITDRLHAHLFAILLGIPHVVLDNSYGKVRSTYETWTAESGLAAWADDAAHALTAVAALSEAART
- a CDS encoding GAF domain-containing protein codes for the protein MSAQNEGADPLARLRGRATATGDTALIAAVAEAERAHERLALERAALQSRLAASATNAERELAKLRTLGRVAETVNSSLELDVVLRSVLDTAVEVMAAERGFLMIADAAGKLQLTTTYGIDRATVEGADMRPSQTTVRRVFETGEPIVTTDAQQDPRFNVNLSVRALRLRSIICVPLAIKARTIGVVYLDSRVAPGLFSPHDPDLLTAFANQAALAIENARLFEELRARVVEITRLEQLQARVLGSITNGVITLDARGTISTFNDAAAQTFGIDRAIMTGKPARALEALIPGITTLLNDDLLPSNPAEMEANHPTRGTLALEVRVAPIELPETEGAQGWAIAVTDLTERRKLERLHAADVEQRRAIRDAFARYLAPHVVEQLMRAPGGLTLGGERATATVLFADIDGFTELAERLDAERVVEILNRFFSAAVQIVFEHDGLLDKFYGDGLMVVFGPPRVREDDAARALAVAEALHRAATTIEADGKPLQLAIGIATGDVVAGHIGSPRRMDYTVIGDAANLASRLQGAAPPGRTYVDDRTYQRLPSKPAGEKLIAKIRGKAEPVAIFAVA